In the Campylobacteraceae bacterium genome, one interval contains:
- the nadD gene encoding nicotinate (nicotinamide) nucleotide adenylyltransferase, which produces MKIGIFGGSFDPPHIGHKKIVKKALKKLDLDLLIVVPTFLNPLKNTSFLDAYSRLDLLKTIFSKKKKVLISDYEINQNRPVYSLETIKYLKHKYKSCQIYLIIGADNYNSFGKWKDHEKIKELCTLVVASRNTYETKKDDDVKKLKVDIDISSSDIRGFLNLKYIPKKIRKKVKKIWQKKGLSIE; this is translated from the coding sequence GTGAAAATTGGTATTTTTGGCGGTAGTTTTGACCCTCCTCATATAGGGCATAAAAAAATCGTTAAAAAAGCGCTCAAAAAATTAGATCTTGATTTATTGATTGTTGTACCAACTTTTTTAAATCCTTTAAAAAACACATCATTTTTGGATGCATATTCTAGATTGGACTTACTAAAAACCATCTTTTCTAAAAAAAAGAAGGTTTTAATAAGTGATTATGAAATTAATCAAAATCGGCCTGTTTATTCATTAGAAACAATTAAGTATTTAAAACATAAATACAAAAGCTGCCAAATCTATTTGATTATTGGCGCTGATAATTATAATTCTTTTGGTAAATGGAAAGATCATGAAAAAATCAAAGAACTTTGCACCCTAGTTGTTGCAAGTAGAAATACTTATGAAACAAAAAAAGATGATGATGTTAAAAAACTAAAAGTGGACATTGACATTAGCTCAAGTGACATTAGAGGTTTTTTAAATCTTAAATATATTCCTAAAAAAATAAGAAAAAAAGTCAAAAAAATTTGGCAAAAAAAAGGCTTAAGCATTGAATAG
- the rsfS gene encoding ribosome silencing factor, with product MNRCDQIVNVLNEKKAEDIEVIDLRSKNYIVDYVVIATTLNNKHAYSLLNYLKTDVKSDTEDFVRVDEDDDWTVVDLGDVLIHLMSEKYRKKYTLEEFLSQLNDKEV from the coding sequence TTGAATAGATGTGATCAAATAGTAAACGTATTAAACGAAAAAAAAGCAGAAGATATTGAAGTTATTGATTTAAGATCAAAAAACTATATTGTTGATTATGTGGTTATTGCAACTACATTAAATAATAAACATGCCTACTCATTATTGAATTACTTAAAAACAGATGTAAAATCTGATACTGAAGATTTTGTAAGAGTTGATGAAGATGATGATTGGACTGTTGTTGATTTGGGAGATGTTCTTATTCATTTAATGAGTGAAAAGTACAGAAAAAAATACACTCTTGAAGAATTTTTATCACAACTGAATGATAAAGAAGTATAA
- a CDS encoding arginine--tRNA ligase, producing MQKLVKSFIEKILKREVVLEKPKDISFGHYATPVAFSLAKELRKNPMQIAQDLAKEFDACSMFEEVSAIKGFINFRLSKDFLFDLSNKALKENFDFGKISEKKEKILLEYVSANPTGPLHIGHARGAILGDTLTRVGNHIGYDVTREYYVNDAGSQMDMLGLSICLCAKEYLYNEVVEFPETFYRGEYLFEISEKVEAKFGKDIFYDEKNHRKIAIFAKDLVLDIIVKDLKDLDIEFDSFVYESELYSKWDETKVSLEAKGALYTKDKKIYLKSTEHGDDSDRVVVRDNGMPTYLAGDIIYHKNKFDRKYDTCINIWGADHHGYIKRVKSSVEFSGYDSSKLEIILSQLVSLLQGGKPYKMSKRAGTVILMSDITKEIGADALRFIFLTKKSDTHLEFDLDSLKNHDSSNPTFYINYAHARINQLFKKANKTPSDVKDVEFTNINQDALNLLYEALLLPAILEEGFIKRDMQKITDYLHGLAASVHKFYNEHRIIDSKEQDEYLKMLSMVALSIKLGLHLLGIKAKDVM from the coding sequence TTGCAAAAGTTAGTTAAAAGTTTTATTGAAAAAATTTTAAAAAGAGAAGTAGTATTAGAAAAACCTAAAGATATTTCTTTTGGACATTATGCAACACCTGTTGCTTTTTCTTTGGCAAAAGAGCTAAGAAAAAATCCTATGCAAATTGCGCAAGATTTAGCAAAAGAATTTGATGCTTGTTCAATGTTTGAAGAAGTAAGTGCTATTAAGGGTTTTATTAACTTTAGATTGTCTAAAGATTTTCTTTTTGATTTGAGCAATAAAGCTTTAAAAGAGAACTTTGATTTTGGAAAAATAAGTGAAAAAAAAGAAAAAATTCTTCTAGAATATGTTTCTGCAAATCCTACGGGACCTTTACATATTGGACATGCACGAGGTGCTATCTTAGGAGATACCCTAACACGAGTTGGTAATCATATTGGTTATGATGTAACACGTGAGTATTACGTAAATGATGCAGGTTCTCAAATGGATATGTTGGGTTTATCAATTTGTTTATGTGCAAAAGAATATCTTTATAATGAAGTTGTAGAATTCCCAGAAACATTTTATCGAGGAGAATATCTTTTTGAAATCTCTGAAAAAGTAGAAGCTAAATTTGGAAAAGATATTTTTTATGATGAAAAAAATCACAGAAAAATTGCTATTTTTGCAAAAGATTTAGTATTAGATATTATTGTAAAAGATTTAAAAGACTTAGATATTGAATTTGATTCTTTTGTTTATGAGTCTGAGTTATATTCTAAATGGGATGAAACAAAAGTTTCTTTAGAAGCTAAAGGTGCTTTATATACAAAAGATAAAAAAATCTATCTTAAATCTACTGAACATGGAGATGATTCTGATCGTGTAGTTGTACGTGACAATGGAATGCCTACTTATTTAGCAGGAGATATTATTTATCATAAAAATAAGTTTGATAGAAAATACGATACTTGTATTAATATTTGGGGTGCAGATCACCATGGATATATTAAAAGAGTGAAATCTAGTGTTGAATTTTCTGGTTATGATTCTTCTAAATTAGAGATTATTTTATCTCAGTTGGTTTCTTTATTACAAGGTGGAAAACCGTACAAAATGTCTAAACGAGCGGGAACAGTTATTTTAATGTCTGATATAACAAAAGAAATTGGGGCTGATGCACTAAGATTTATCTTTTTAACTAAAAAATCAGATACTCACTTAGAATTTGATTTGGATTCTTTGAAAAATCATGACTCTTCAAACCCAACTTTTTATATTAACTATGCTCATGCTAGAATTAATCAGTTGTTTAAAAAAGCAAATAAAACGCCTAGTGATGTGAAAGATGTTGAATTTACAAATATCAACCAAGATGCGCTTAATTTATTATATGAGGCACTTTTATTACCTGCTATTTTAGAAGAGGGATTTATTAAAAGAGATATGCAAAAGATTACTGACTATTTACATGGTTTGGCTGCTTCTGTACATAAATTTTATAATGAACACAGAATTATTGACAGTAAAGAACAAGATGAATATTTAAAAATGTTATCTATGGTGGCTTTAAGTATTAAACTGGGGCTTCATTTATTAGGTATTAAAGCAAAGGATGTAATGTAA
- a CDS encoding twin-arginine translocase TatA/TatE family subunit — MGMPGGVEWILIAFVVLLLFGGKKIPELMKGLGSGIKNFKKAVKEDDETVEVTKNEELEKNENKETSSKKDETKNA; from the coding sequence ATGGGAATGCCAGGTGGTGTAGAATGGATTTTAATTGCATTTGTAGTATTGTTACTTTTTGGTGGAAAGAAGATACCAGAATTAATGAAGGGTTTGGGTTCAGGAATTAAGAACTTCAAAAAAGCTGTTAAAGAAGATGATGAAACAGTTGAAGTTACTAAAAATGAAGAACTTGAAAAGAATGAAAATAAAGAAACGTCAAGTAAAAAAGACGAAACAAAAAACGCTTAG
- the crcB gene encoding fluoride efflux transporter CrcB — MTGSTILAVGLGGFLGAIARAYIVHLSNKTFASDFPYGILGVNLLGSFLIGCLFALFAVQNFSTESKSFLSTGFLGAFTTYSTFAIESFFLLETSFFLGLANVLFNVCGSILAAASGYKIFHFFLK; from the coding sequence ATGACGGGTTCTACTATATTAGCTGTAGGACTTGGCGGTTTTTTGGGTGCTATTGCACGCGCTTATATAGTGCATTTATCTAATAAAACATTTGCAAGTGATTTTCCTTATGGAATTTTAGGGGTAAATCTTCTTGGCTCTTTTTTAATTGGTTGTTTATTTGCACTTTTTGCTGTACAAAACTTCTCTACAGAAAGTAAATCTTTTTTGAGCACAGGGTTTTTAGGTGCTTTTACCACTTACTCTACTTTTGCAATTGAAAGTTTTTTCCTTCTTGAAACATCTTTTTTCCTAGGCCTTGCAAATGTTTTATTTAATGTATGTGGTTCTATTTTAGCAGCAGCTTCTGGATATAAGATTTTTCATTTTTTTCTAAAATAA
- a CDS encoding 1-acyl-sn-glycerol-3-phosphate acyltransferase: protein MLARIKALFIAIQFSLTVGIVIVAMFCFKNKIHRIIKIWMKFQILCLGIKIVEVGKLDESCDMIIMNHQSMLDIIIMEHLHSRHLAWVGKKEITDLFFFGHIMKMPEMISIDRENKSGLIKLIKDSKDRIGKGRPIAMFPEGTRSNGEQLLTFKAGSSMVASKLELRVQPIILLNTRAILDSQNFKVNAGTVKVIYLKPVQAKRKTTWFEDTETLMNEVLQNELKKA from the coding sequence ATGTTAGCAAGAATTAAAGCATTATTTATAGCAATACAATTTTCTTTGACGGTAGGAATAGTTATTGTTGCTATGTTCTGCTTTAAAAATAAAATTCACAGAATAATTAAAATATGGATGAAATTCCAAATTTTATGTTTGGGAATAAAAATTGTTGAAGTAGGAAAACTGGACGAATCTTGTGATATGATAATCATGAATCATCAAAGTATGTTAGATATTATTATTATGGAACATCTTCACTCAAGACACCTAGCTTGGGTCGGAAAAAAAGAGATTACTGATTTATTCTTTTTTGGACATATTATGAAAATGCCTGAAATGATAAGTATTGATAGAGAAAATAAATCGGGTTTAATAAAATTAATCAAGGATTCTAAAGACAGAATAGGAAAAGGTCGTCCTATTGCTATGTTTCCAGAAGGAACACGCTCAAATGGTGAACAACTTTTAACATTTAAAGCGGGATCTTCAATGGTGGCTTCTAAACTAGAACTAAGAGTCCAGCCTATTATTTTACTTAATACAAGAGCTATCTTAGATTCTCAAAACTTCAAAGTAAACGCTGGCACGGTTAAAGTCATTTATTTAAAACCTGTACAAGCAAAAAGAAAAACCACTTGGTTTGAAGATACTGAAACCTTAATGAATGAAGTTTTACAAAACGAATTAAAAAAGGCATAA
- the purQ gene encoding phosphoribosylformylglycinamidine synthase I has translation MNVSVLQFPGTNCEYDTQYAFEKLGCNVSIIWHKETTLPSNTDLLVIPGGFSYGDYLRSGAIARFATIMDAVQEYASKGGKILGICNGFQILLEAGLLPGAMKRNDKLHFISKIVPLKVVSNNNTFLQKLEVGETLNIPVAHHDGNYFIDEAGLEELIKNDQILLRYCNEEAEEINLNGSVSNIAGICNKEKNIFALMPHPERALEEILGSTHGIKMLEGFLNK, from the coding sequence ATGAACGTATCAGTATTACAATTCCCTGGAACAAACTGTGAGTACGATACACAGTATGCTTTTGAAAAACTTGGATGCAATGTAAGTATTATATGGCATAAAGAAACAACATTACCTTCAAATACTGATCTTTTAGTAATTCCTGGTGGATTTTCTTATGGAGATTATTTACGCTCTGGAGCTATTGCTAGATTTGCTACTATTATGGATGCAGTTCAAGAATATGCTTCTAAGGGTGGAAAAATTTTAGGAATTTGTAATGGTTTTCAAATTCTTTTAGAAGCTGGTTTATTACCAGGTGCTATGAAAAGAAATGATAAATTACATTTTATTTCTAAAATTGTTCCTTTAAAAGTAGTATCAAATAACAATACTTTTTTACAAAAACTTGAAGTTGGTGAAACTCTTAATATTCCAGTTGCCCACCATGATGGTAATTATTTTATTGATGAAGCTGGTTTAGAAGAGTTAATAAAAAATGATCAAATTCTTTTAAGATATTGTAATGAAGAAGCAGAAGAAATTAACTTAAATGGTTCTGTTTCAAATATTGCTGGAATTTGTAATAAAGAAAAAAACATTTTTGCATTAATGCCACATCCTGAACGTGCATTAGAAGAAATTTTAGGTTCTACCCATGGAATCAAAATGTTAGAAGGTTTTTTAAATAAGTAG
- the purS gene encoding phosphoribosylformylglycinamidine synthase subunit PurS has product MKAIVNIGLKKGVLDDQGKATHHALDTLGFKDIVKDVRIGKQIIIELNASNEEDARTEVTKMCEKLLANTVIEDYSIEIIG; this is encoded by the coding sequence ATGAAAGCAATTGTAAACATTGGATTAAAAAAAGGTGTATTAGATGACCAAGGAAAAGCAACTCACCATGCTTTAGATACTTTAGGTTTTAAAGATATTGTTAAAGATGTAAGAATTGGTAAACAAATTATTATTGAGTTAAATGCTTCAAATGAAGAAGATGCAAGAACTGAAGTTACAAAAATGTGTGAAAAACTACTCGCAAATACTGTAATTGAAGATTATTCAATAGAAATCATAGGCTAA
- a CDS encoding phosphoribosylaminoimidazolesuccinocarboxamide synthase, with protein MKISDIVELGLWPEAKKTTSKKGIYELEDLGYNLFYIGKNADLYTCPGKDQKVLLVRSDRCSVFDIPLNLEIIGKGVSQTSISNNGAAYAKESGIRTAILDEKIDASLDIAPRCQLMELCKPLEAVIDGELVQFEFIFRNYLTGSLFEACQNGNDPYGLDLSKDLKQWHKFETAIFTPTTKGIKDEPLNTAKVQEVFPEIISSMEKLFKDFTSYAHDNGIVVVDTKFEIFVNQKGEWVLGDEVLTPESSRFIARENFEAGNYLSMDKQILRDFAKKNSWKEKAKSLKVGEKLDVEVPSSITQGILSAYSMIEKRLNK; from the coding sequence ATGAAAATTAGTGATATTGTAGAACTAGGACTTTGGCCAGAAGCAAAAAAAACTACCTCAAAAAAAGGTATTTATGAACTTGAAGATTTAGGATACAATTTATTTTATATTGGGAAAAATGCAGATCTTTATACTTGCCCAGGTAAAGATCAAAAAGTATTATTAGTAAGAAGTGACAGATGTTCTGTTTTTGATATTCCTTTAAATCTTGAAATTATCGGAAAAGGCGTTTCTCAAACAAGTATTTCAAATAATGGTGCTGCATATGCTAAAGAATCAGGAATTAGAACAGCTATTTTAGATGAAAAAATTGATGCTTCCTTAGATATTGCTCCAAGATGTCAATTAATGGAACTTTGTAAACCCTTAGAAGCTGTAATTGATGGTGAGCTTGTACAATTTGAGTTCATTTTTAGAAACTATTTAACAGGTTCATTATTTGAAGCCTGTCAAAATGGAAATGATCCTTATGGTTTGGATTTATCAAAAGATTTAAAACAATGGCATAAATTTGAGACTGCAATTTTTACTCCTACAACTAAAGGAATTAAAGACGAACCTTTAAATACAGCTAAAGTTCAAGAAGTTTTCCCAGAGATTATTTCTAGTATGGAAAAACTGTTTAAAGATTTTACTTCTTATGCGCATGACAATGGTATTGTAGTTGTGGATACAAAGTTTGAAATCTTTGTTAATCAAAAAGGTGAATGGGTTCTTGGAGATGAAGTATTAACTCCTGAGAGTTCACGTTTTATTGCTCGTGAGAATTTTGAAGCTGGAAATTATCTTTCAATGGATAAACAAATTCTTCGTGATTTTGCTAAAAAGAATTCTTGGAAAGAAAAAGCGAAGAGTTTAAAAGTGGGTGAAAAACTAGACGTAGAAGTTCCTTCTTCAATTACGCAAGGTATTTTAAGTGCTTACTCAATGATTGAGAAAAGACTAAATAAATAG
- a CDS encoding S41 family peptidase, with the protein MRKILISFMLMNSFFISLHAVEHKDPEAKPSRFESLSKLTQVIGTVEKYYVDDLQLEEIVNKALKGLMQELDAHSTYMDKKYFKEMKIKTSGEFGGLGITVGMRDGALTVISPIDDTPADRAGIKASDIILKIDDKSTLNITLDEAVGFMRGKPKTAIVLTVVRKGQNKPIKIKIIRDIIKIQSVYVKTIGDDILYLRVSSFDRKVVKGLSKAIKENKKFKGIILDLRNNPGGLLNQAIGVTDLFVDKGVIVSQKGRDVNDEEKFTASYRATLTKAPLVVLVNIGSASASEIVAGSLQDHKRAIIVGDKTFGKGSVQAVLPITKDKSEGIKITIAKYYLPSGRTIQAVGVTPDIIAYAGESVSEKENDFKIKEADLKKHLKSELEKVDGKIKEKIEEKENKTIITKEKLLLDNQLTIGVNILKSLIIMN; encoded by the coding sequence ATGAGAAAAATACTAATATCGTTTATGCTAATGAATTCTTTCTTTATTTCGCTTCATGCAGTTGAACATAAAGATCCAGAAGCAAAACCCTCACGTTTTGAGTCTTTATCGAAGTTAACGCAAGTTATTGGCACAGTTGAGAAGTATTATGTGGATGATTTACAATTAGAAGAAATTGTGAACAAAGCACTTAAAGGTTTGATGCAAGAATTAGATGCTCATTCTACTTATATGGACAAAAAATATTTCAAAGAAATGAAAATAAAAACTTCTGGAGAATTTGGAGGTTTAGGTATTACAGTTGGAATGAGAGATGGAGCTTTAACGGTTATATCTCCTATTGATGATACCCCTGCTGATAGGGCCGGAATTAAAGCAAGCGATATTATTTTAAAAATTGATGATAAATCTACTTTAAACATTACTCTTGATGAAGCCGTTGGTTTTATGAGAGGAAAACCTAAAACGGCTATTGTTTTAACGGTTGTAAGAAAAGGTCAAAACAAACCTATTAAAATCAAAATCATAAGAGACATTATAAAAATTCAAAGTGTTTATGTAAAAACCATTGGAGATGATATTTTATATTTACGAGTGAGTTCTTTTGATAGAAAAGTAGTAAAAGGTTTAAGTAAAGCCATTAAAGAAAATAAAAAATTCAAAGGAATTATTTTAGATTTACGAAATAATCCTGGAGGTTTGTTAAACCAAGCTATTGGAGTTACAGATCTTTTTGTTGACAAGGGTGTTATTGTTTCACAAAAAGGAAGAGATGTTAATGATGAAGAGAAGTTTACCGCTTCTTATCGAGCCACGTTAACAAAAGCTCCTTTGGTTGTACTTGTAAATATTGGAAGTGCTTCTGCTTCTGAAATTGTTGCAGGATCGCTTCAAGATCATAAACGAGCAATTATTGTAGGAGATAAAACTTTTGGAAAAGGTTCTGTTCAAGCAGTATTACCAATTACTAAAGATAAAAGTGAAGGTATTAAAATTACTATTGCTAAATATTATTTACCAAGTGGTAGAACAATACAAGCTGTAGGAGTAACGCCAGATATTATTGCTTATGCAGGTGAGTCAGTAAGTGAAAAAGAAAATGATTTTAAAATTAAAGAAGCAGATTTAAAAAAACATTTAAAAAGTGAACTTGAAAAAGTTGATGGAAAAATAAAAGAAAAAATAGAAGAAAAAGAAAACAAAACAATTATTACAAAAGAAAAATTACTTTTAGACAATCAATTAACCATAGGTGTTAATATTCTAAAAAGTTTAATTATAATGAATTAG
- a CDS encoding tetratricopeptide repeat protein produces the protein MALKDNIDFVKNEISSEEKFLEGFVRSENFFKKYKTIIIAAVVVVIVAVVAYNVNSYNNEQSKIEANIAFNTILENPNDKDALVVLENNNKTLYDLALYIQGNKEGKIVDTNVKFLKELSIYQKALETKNIAALNSVSMQKDFLLKEFAIFNRALFLAQDGKYKEAKTTLKLIKSDSKVNELASLLNHYLITK, from the coding sequence ATGGCGCTAAAAGATAATATTGATTTCGTTAAAAATGAAATTTCAAGTGAAGAAAAATTCTTAGAAGGTTTTGTAAGAAGTGAAAACTTTTTCAAAAAATACAAAACAATAATTATTGCAGCAGTTGTTGTAGTTATTGTTGCAGTTGTTGCATACAATGTCAACTCATATAACAATGAACAAAGTAAAATAGAAGCAAACATAGCATTTAATACCATTTTAGAAAACCCAAATGATAAAGATGCATTAGTAGTTTTAGAAAATAATAATAAAACGCTATACGATTTGGCTTTGTATATACAAGGAAATAAAGAAGGTAAGATTGTTGATACGAATGTGAAGTTTTTAAAAGAACTTTCTATTTATCAAAAAGCCTTAGAAACAAAAAACATTGCTGCACTAAATTCAGTGTCTATGCAAAAAGACTTTTTGTTAAAAGAATTTGCAATTTTTAACAGAGCTTTATTTTTAGCTCAAGATGGGAAATATAAAGAAGCGAAAACAACACTAAAATTAATAAAATCAGATTCAAAAGTGAATGAATTAGCAAGTTTGCTTAATCACTATTTGATTACAAAGTAA
- a CDS encoding helix-turn-helix transcriptional regulator, whose product MKIFLEVEEEEFENLFLNITNNVKKYRKEKGFTQEQLALAIGHSSASMLSKIEAGLENKHFNIRQLYLISKVLDITLSKFFEK is encoded by the coding sequence ATGAAAATATTTTTAGAAGTAGAAGAAGAAGAATTTGAAAATTTATTTCTTAATATTACCAATAATGTTAAGAAATATAGAAAAGAAAAAGGGTTTACACAAGAACAATTGGCTTTAGCTATTGGTCACTCATCTGCAAGTATGCTTTCTAAGATTGAAGCAGGACTTGAAAATAAACATTTTAATATTAGACAGTTATATTTAATTTCAAAAGTTCTTGATATTACATTATCAAAATTTTTTGAAAAATAA